The Bacteroidota bacterium genomic interval TGCATGCTCAAGGAGATATAAAATGACCCACTCGAGTACGCGAAGACCCATTATTTTAATATTGGAGTAACAGGCGATTTTTTAATTTAAACGGAATCTTCATATATTCACAGGGAATAAATGTTAAAATAATAGAGAGATTTAAAATGGCTAATATCGAATTTACCTGTGTCGAGAGATTCTTAAAATATGTTAAATACGATACTCAATCGTCAGAAGAATCAACAACCTACCCAAGCACCGAGAAGCAAAAAATATTGGGCGCCGAGCTGGTGAAGGAACTTGTTGAAATAGGTTTAAAAGACGCTGCGATGGACGAATACGGATATGTAACCGCAACACTGGAAGCCACTACAAATAAATCAGTTCCTGTCATCGGTTTGATATCGCACATGGATACCTCGCCCGATGTATCAGGTGAAAATGTAAAACCCATCATTCATAAAAATTATCGAGGCGGCGATATTGTCCTGCCGGGAGATAATTCAATTGTAATTACAGTTGAAGAAAATCCTGATTTAAAAAATCAAATAGGGAACGACATAATAACGACAGACGGTACCACACTATTGGGTGCCGACGATAAAGCCGGGATTGCCGAGGTTTTCGACGCAATCAGCCACTTAGTAAAACATCCTGAAATCAAGCACGGAAAAATCAAAATTTGTGTAACACCCGACGAAGAAGTTGGAACAGGCACTAAATATTTTGATGTAAAGAAATTTGGCGCCGATTATGCCTACACGGTCGATGGTGAACAGCGTGGCGAAATCGAGAACGAAACTTTCTGCGCCGACTCAGTTACATTAACAATAACCGGTCGAAACATTCATCCCGGTTATGCAAAAAATAAAATGGTGAACAGCGTAAAAATTGCCGCCGAGATAATTGAAAAACTTCCCAAAGATAAACTTTCACCAGAGACTACAGAGAAGCGGGAAGGTTATGTGCATCCTCATATCATAAATGGCGGAGTTGAGCAAACTGTTATCAAATATCTGATACGCGATTTCGAAGAAAGTGAATTGAAAGAAAAAGAAAATTACATTAGAAAAATTGCTGAAGAGGTTATGGTAAAATATCCGAAAGCAAAAATGGAATTTAAAGTGGATGAATCGTACAGAAATATGCGTTATATAATAGATAAACATCCACAGGTAATGGAGTATGCAAAAGAAGCAATAAAACGTGCTGGCGTTGAACCGATATTGAATATTATACGCGGTGGTACCGATGGTGCAAGGTTATGCTTTATGGGATTGCCAACACCAAATCTTTTTGCGGGGGGGCATTCGTTCCATTCAAAGCGGGAGTGGATTAGCATACAGGATATGCAGAAAGCAGTCGATTCTATTGTTAACCTTGTTCAGGTTTGGGAAGAAAAAAGTTAATTGTGCCAATTATCACATTAGAATTTAGAACCCATTTGCTGATTTTAGAAGAAAAAGAACGTTCCCGATTGTTTGCTGCCAGTTTTAGGTTGTAACAGATATAGAAAATATTTAAATTATACAAAAATTCGAATGCAAATTTCATAATATGTTGCTAAAAAAATCTCTAACAAAAATATTATTTACCCTGACACTTGCTACTCTTTTATTTTATCCCCCTTCGCTTTATTCTCAGGAAGCAACTCAAGATTTATATTTAATCTTAAACAAAGCTTACGAAGCAATTAACACCAACCCACAGGAAGCCATCTCATTATTTCAACAAGCATCATTGATTGATCCTACCAACGTCCGAATCAAAAAACAATTGGGTTATCTTTTTTTAGAGCAAGATAAAAAGAACGAAGCCATTGAACAGTTTGTTGCTGCTGACCGATTGACTCCATCCGATACAATCAAACTTCAGTTAGCATACTTATATAATTCTTTACAACAAAATGATGAGGCGCTTGTTTATTTCAGACAGTTAGAACAGTCAGACGATCCTGATATCAGAGAAAAATCGCAAGCCGCATTAATAGTTTTAGGCACTGATGAGGGATTACAAAAACACCCTTGGTGGGGCGAGGTTTACGCATCGCCTTATTATGATTCACGATTCGAAAGCATTTTTAGTTTTATACAAGTTCGCGAAGGTTATTCGATTGTTAGTAATAAGTTGGTTTCGGTGTATGGAAGTTTGGAAGTTTCGGGCGATACGAAATCGAAAAGCGGCAATACAGAACAGCCGCCAATTATTTTTTCAGATAATGCGGCGATAGTCGGATTAGGTTTAGTGTCGAATCCTTTAGCCGGTCTGAGAATATTTTTCCAAGGAGGTATCGGAATCGATTTGATAAAAAAAGGAAACTCATCTCGTGTGAAGAAAGATTTTCGTGCATTGATAACTTATGGCAATGGATTATATCCGGAAATTTCTACACCGGCTACGCTGCGATTTGGCTTTAAACCATTTGCGGATGTTTATGGTTCTTTCGGATATTATTTAAGATATTCAAATCTCATCGGTTTTAGTGCAGGGAAAGCAGGCGGCAGGATCGTCGAATGGAAAAAAAGCGCTCTCGATTTATACGCACGATTAGATATCGCACGTGATACGAAAAAGGAATTTTATAATAATTTGGTTGAGTGGGGAGGAGGGGTTCGCATAATTCCGCACCATACATTTGGCTTAAGTTTCCTTGCCGAATTCCACAGAGGTGCATACTGGAAAGTTGGTAACGAACCAATTCCGTATCCTTTGTATTACAATTCATACAGGTTATTCATAATTTTTGGGCGTTCGTTATGATTGATCTGATAATTTCGTTTTTCAGTTCAACATACGATTATTTATATATCTGTACTTTTGTCGTAGCAGTATTTCTATTACTCAGTGCGATAGATGATATCTTTGTAGATTTATATTATTGGTTCCATAGTTTTTTTGACAAGAAAAAATTTAAAAAATACCGCTATACTAAACCAGAAGAGATAGAGGGATTAGAGGAAAAGCATATTGCCATTTTTGTGCCCGCCTGGCACGAAGCAGATGTAATCGACAAGATGCTGATGAACGCATGCCGGACTATTCAATATACCAATTACGATTTTTTTGTAGGCGTTTACCCGAACGACCCCGATACAATAAAAAAAGTTGAAGAAGTAAGTGCGATATTTCCGAATGTGCATGCTATTGTAACTGAGAGGCCCGGACCGACCACGAAAGCCGATAACTTGAATCAAGTATTTCAAGGACTTATTAAATACGAAAACGTTTCAGGCAAACGCTACGATATTATTATTGGACACGATGCCGAGGATATTATCCATCCGATGTCGTTAAAATTACATAATTACTTTATCCCAGAATATGACATGGTTCAGGTGCCGGTTTTTCCGCTTCATGTTGAACATGCAAACATTATCCACTGGACTTATGCTGATGAATTTGCAGAAAATCATACGAAGGACTTAGTAGCCCGCGCTCATTTCAGTGGATTTGTACCTTCAGCCGGTGTGGGAACTGCCTATAACCGATGGCTGCTCGAATTCGTAGGAACATCGTTTGCAAAAAATATTTTTAGAGCTGCATCCCTTACCGAAGATTATGATATTGCTCTGCGTCTCGCACTCGGTCGTGCTAATTTATTATACGTTTACAAGCCTTTCGGAATTGATGTATCAACCCGGGCATATTTTCCACACTCACTGCGAGCAGCAGTCCGGCAAAGAGCACGTTGGTTAACAGGTATTTGTCTTGAATCATGGAGAAATGTTGGATGGGTCGGCGATGCTAAGTTCAGATTCACGCTCTATCGCGATCGCAAAGCTGTAATCACAAATTCGGTTAATTTTTTTGCTTATGTGGTCGTTTTCTATTTATTATTTTACGAATCAGCCCGTTGGGGTTTTGCAGCGGGGGCGCTACTTTCACCGATAGTTGTTAAAGGTACTTTACTCTGGGATTTGGTAGTAATTGATACTATGTTAATGTTATGGCGGCTTGCTCACCGTTTTATCACAACAAAACGCGTGTATGGTTTATGGGCGGCAACTTTGAGTATCATTCGCGTACCGCTGTCGAATATTATCAATTTTTCAGCTACTGCAAGGGCTTTGTATCTTTTTACAAAATCGGTTTTAAGAGGTAAACCTCTGAAGTGGGATAAAACTGCGCACACATTCCCACAAACCGAACATTCACCTCCTTCGGCTGAGCACGATTGATTTGTTATCAAATTTTTTTGTAAATTAATGATAAAGAAGGAAACTATTTATGGCTAAAACAAAAATATTATATGTAGATGATGAAGAGGCATTAAGAATATTAGTTAAGAGCCAACTTGTATTAGAGGGCTTTGATGTTGAAACTGCTGACGACGGCGACACAGCTTTAGAAATGTTGAAGAATAATAAATACGATTTGCTTCTATTAGATATTCGAATGCCGCGTGTTGACGGAGTTGAAGTGTTAAAAACTTTAAAACAATCCGGTTCGCAAATCCGCATCATCATGCTTACTGCTGTTACTGAATTGAACAGCGCTATCGATGCCATAAAATTAGGGGCGAACGATTATATCACAAAGCCATACGATATCGAAGACCTCTTGGGTTGTATCACTCGTGTGTTATCGCGATGACGCGTAATCTGTATTCGATATTTTTTATTTTATTTCCATTTCCTTTTCGTCTGAATTTCCGCGTACTTCGGGATAATACATCAGCGATCCGACCGCAGGCATAACGTGATATTGACCGGGAATTTCAGCCCGTGCAATATACGAATAAGTGTGAATGCCGCTGCTGATGTTACGTGCAAAAAAAGCTGCCTTCTCATCTTTGATTTCACGCCACCACATCCAATCACCACGAACAATTTTCTCAAAACCCTCTCCACCCGTAATTTTATATCCACTCGCATCCTTGTTAACATCAACTAATTACGGAGCTGCCAAAATAATATTTTGCTTCGCTCGTGTCCGTAATTGCTTCACCTTTTGAATACTGTTTTTTATACTCCTAAACTTCGAATACTGCGGTAGTCGAAGCTCCTTCAATATCTGTTTGAATGTTGTAAACTCCGACTTACAATTCCTTTAAAAAATACTTCCTGATTCGGGCGATAAACCGGACGGTTGGTGTAAGTATAAATTACCATCCTTCTCTCCAATTACAATAAGATGCCGACTCGTCTTTAGTCGAATTTCCTTCGGCAAGCTTTTCGTTTAATTGATAAATAACTGAAGTTACGCAGAATTGACTTTTTGTCATGTTGAGCGAAGCGAAACATCTAAAAATAGCCTGAATTTGAGGTTTCAGATTCTTCACTTCGTTCAGAATGACTCTTTTGCGTAACTTCAGTAAATAATGTATTTCATTTTCAACCCCTGTAATTAATGTGGTGGCTTTTGTTCCAGAGATTCGCTTATGTCCGGAAATTTACTTCCTTTTCCAGCTTACACCCTCTTTTTTATCTTCGACAGTTATACCGATTTTACTCAAACCGTCTCTTATTTTATCCGAGAGCTGCCAGAGTTTTTGCGACCGGATTTCAGCACGCAGTTCGAGTATCAGGTTCACTAAATCGCTCTCAATCGAGACTTTCGCTTCAGTCTGGAAAGTTTCAGGAATTATTCCCAAAATAATTCCACCAAGTTTGTTGAATAACTGATGAGCTTTTTGCAGGTCGGCTGCTGTCATTTTTCCTTCAGCGAGATTGGCATTTATCTCACGGCTAAAATCAAATAATACAGCAATTGCCTGTGGCGTGTTAAAGTCGTCATCCATTGCCTCTAAAAATTTTCCTTTGAAACCATCGAAGTCAATATTAGTTTCGTTTCCCTTTGCTTTAGGTAGTTCATCTTTGATATTCCGGACTGTGTTATGAAGTTTATCAAGTCCCTTCTCAGCACCTTTTAGAGCTTCGTCGCTGAAATCGAGCGTGGATCTGTAATGACTTTGCAAGATAAAGAAGCGCACAACCAGAGGATGATATTTTTTGAAAGCATCTTTCAGGTTTATAACATTCCCGAGCGATTTTCCCATCTTCTGTCCATTCACAGTTACCATATTGTTGTGAATCCAATATCGCACGAAAGGTTTTCCGGTTACTGCCTCGCTTTGGGCAATCTCGCATTCGTGATGAGGGAATTGGTTTTCCAAACCACCACCGTGAATATCAAACGGCTGCCCCAAATATTTTGTTGACATAGCCGAGCATTCGAGATGCCATCCCGGATAACCTTTGCCCCACGGACTTTCCCATTGCATAATGTGTTCGGGTTCAGCTTTTTTCCACAGTGCAAAATCAGCCGGATGGTGTTTTTCAGGACTCACATCAACTCGTGCACCTGCAATCAATTCTTCCACCGATCTGCCTGAAAGTTTTCCGTATTCCGAAAACATTGAAACATCAAAATAAACCGAGCCATTAACTTCGTATGCAAATCCTTTTGACAGCAACTCTTTTACAATTTCGATCTGCTCAATTATATGTCCGCTTGCAATCGGACTAATATCAGGTCGCTGCACTCCGAGTGCATCCATATCTTCGAAATAACTTTGCGTGTATTTCTGCACAATTTCCATCGGATGAACTTTATCTATACGCGACTGTTTCTGGATTTTATCTTCACCCTCGTCGGCATCGTCTGTTAAATGACCAACATCTGTTATGTTCTGGATGTATAAAACTTTGTATCCGACAAATCGCAAGTAACGAACAATTACATCGAACGAAACATAACTTTTTGCGTGGCCAATATGCGAATGTCCGTAAACAGTTGGTCCGCAAACATAAATGCCGACTCTACCTTCATGTATCGGTTTGAATTCTTCTTTATGACGAGAAAGTGTGTTGTGGATTTTTATGGGCATAAATTTTTGTGTTTAATTTTAATTATCATCGAGCAATGCTTCGAAGATTATGAGTAAACGCTTATAAATCAGGTAACGAATTATCAAAAAGAAAGATTGTAAAAACGCAGCTAAAAACACTAAAATTATGAGGGACGGAACCCAATAAAATCCCTGATTTATGAAATCGTCCCATGGTTTAACAATAAGTGTTGCTAAAAAATAGCTGAAAATGATAAGCCCAGTCCATGCACCAAGGTAGCTGGTTCTTGAATTGATTTGCTTAATTTTTTGTAATTCTTTAATTAAATTAATTCTGTTTTCGGGTTTCATTATTTCTCCGTTTTCTTTTTATGGTAATCGACGCTCGTTACTGTATGAACACCTCCGCGCACTTTATAATCGGCGATCACTTGCATCCACTTTGGTTTGCACGATGCAACCAAATCTCCAAGTATCCGGTTTATAGCATGCTCTTGATAAATGCCGACGTTTCGATACGACATCAAATAATATTTGAGTGAACGCAGTTCGATGCAAAGTTTATCCGGAATGTAATTGATTCTGATTACTGCAAAATCGGGCAAACCGGAGAACGGACATACTGCCGTGAATTCATCCGTGTCGATGTTAATTGTTAAATCCTTACCCGGATATTCATAAGGAAATGTATCAAGAACTTCTACATCAATCGTTTCAAGCGGTTGAGTATCGTAACGGCGGTCGAGCGGTTGAGGTTGTTCTGTTTGTTTTTTCTTCATAAAAGTTAAGTGTTTATTTATTTTGATATGCCATTCCTTTTAAGAGTGTAATTCGTTTTGAGAGGGGAGGATGAGTAGCGAGTAAATCTGCCAAAAATCCTTCCTTGACATTTGCTTTCAGTCCTAACGGATCGACAATACAAAGATGAGCCGAACCGCGTTTAATAGATTGAGTTGGAGCAGAAGAGTTTTCAATTTTTTCCAACGCAGAAGCTAATGCTAACGGGTTTCGTGTAAATTCGCCGGCAGTTGCATCGGCATAATATTCACGCTGCCTCGATACAGCCATAGCTAATAAACGGCTCAAGATTGGTGCGAGGATAATCCCGATTATCCATACAATCATTAAAATTAAAGCAATCGGTCCGCCCCCGCCGCTTTTCGAGCTTTTCTTATTTCCCCGACTCATACCGCCAAATCTCAAACCTCTGACTGCGAATTCAGATAACAAAGCAATTGCACCGATTAATGCAGCAATAATAGTCATCAAGCGGATATCGAAATTCCGGATATGCGCCATCTCGTGAGCTATTACTCCTTGCAGTTCTTCACGATTTAATTTGTCGAGTAATCCTTGCGTAACAGCAATGTATGAGTTGTCCGGATTTTTTCCGGTGGCGAATGCATTCGGGTCAGCGTCCGGAATTACAAATAATTTGGGCGCAGGCAACCCCGATGCAATCTTCATTTCATCTACAACATTTCGGAGAGTTTGAAATTTAGGATCGTTTTCAGGAACGGGATACGCCCCCGCAGATGTTAATACGGCTTTGGCTCCACTCTGAAATCCGTATAACGAAAAGATAAAGCCAAACATAAAAGCTGCAATTGTTGCAAATGGTAATCCGTAGCTATCGGAAAATATTCCAAGCGGATCATTTCCAAAGTAAAACAGGTCGAAACCATATCCTAAAAAAACAAAGAACAAAATAAATATCAGCATAATAAAAATAGTACGTCGTTTATTACTTGCCTGCTGTTCGTAAATATTTGGAAATAAATTTGTAGCCATCGGTTACTTCTTTAATGATAAATCGACTTGAGGCACTGCACGTTCTGTTTCTGATGTAACTTCAAACAATTCAGCTTTTTTAAAATTAAAGACGTTAGCAATTATATTAGTCGGAAATACTTCCCGCGCAATATTGAATTTCATCGCAATGTCGTTGTAAAACTGGCGGGCAAAACTAACTTTGTTTTCTGTGCTTGTTAATTCTTCCTGAAGCTGCATTACGTTCTCGTTCGCTTTCAGGTTTGGGTAGTTTTCGAACAATGCAAACAAACGGGTCAACACAGAACTAAGTTCACCTTCTTTGAGTGCCGAATCTTTTACACCAGTAGCATTCACAGCAGCATTGCGGGCTTCGATAACTTTTGTGAGTGTTTCTTTCTCATACTCCATATAGCCCTTAACCGTGTTTACTAAATTTGGAATCAAATCGTGGCGGCGTTTTAGCTGCACGTCGATTTGTTTCCAACCGTTCTCAACCTGATTGCGGAGAGTAACCAGCAAGTTATATTTCACAATCACCCAGCCTGCAACCACAACGACGAAAATAACTAAAATTAATAATTCCATTTTATTTTTCCTTTGTAATTAGAATTTGTATGAAATTAATCAATAATTTAAATAATTGCAATTGCTTGACTTTAATTAATTACTCTACTATATTATTTGTGGATTTTAGGTTTTGTGTTAAATTTTAACGATTAAGAATGATTTCAACAACTAATATCAATCAAAAACAGGAAGCGAGTACATTCCAAGCTATGCATTTTTTACGAAACGTTCCTATATTTTCTGATATTGAAGAAAATGAAATTTTGCAGATCGCTCGTGTTGGTGTCCGAAAAAAATACAAACGTGCCAGTATGATACTGCTCGAAGATGAAGTCGGAGCTGCACTTTTTGTAATCATATCTGGAAAAGTGAAAGTAATACGAAGCGACGAGGATGGCAGAGAAGTTATTTTATCAATTTTAGGTGAGAATGATTTCTTCGGCGAGATGGCTATTCTCGATGGGTTATCCCGATCGGCGAGTGTGGTTGCAATAACAAAAGCGGAGTTGTTTATGATACATCGCCGCGATTTCTTGAACCTTCTCAACGAGTATCCTGCCGTTGCTATCTCGTTACTGAAAGAATTAACAATGCGATTGCGGAAAGCCGATACACAAATTAAAAGTCTTTCGCTCAAAGATGCAGCGGGGCGTGTCGCAAACGTTATCCTGCAACTCGCAGACGATATCGGCAAAATACGAAAAGGTCGCGTCGAGATCGATCAACTCCCTCTGCAAATGGATTTAGCAAATATGGCTGGAACATCTCGCGAAACAATTTCACGGATGGTGCATGTGTTTATTCGCAAAGGTCATATTGACTTACAGGGTAACAAACTTATAATTAACGATTACGAAAAATTTAAGAGTTTATACTTGTAAAAATTTATTGGACCGGGGGGAAAATGAACAATACGGTTATAGCTCAAGCGAGCAGCGATTTACATTTGCATACATCAAATTCCGACGGTAAATTTACATCTCAGGAATTGCTGGAAAAAGTAAATAAAGTCGGTTTGAAATGTATTAGTATAGTTGACCATGATACAATAAACGGTATCGATGAAGCTGTAAATTTAGGAAAAAAAATGGA includes:
- a CDS encoding Crp/Fnr family transcriptional regulator — translated: MISTTNINQKQEASTFQAMHFLRNVPIFSDIEENEILQIARVGVRKKYKRASMILLEDEVGAALFVIISGKVKVIRSDEDGREVILSILGENDFFGEMAILDGLSRSASVVAITKAELFMIHRRDFLNLLNEYPAVAISLLKELTMRLRKADTQIKSLSLKDAAGRVANVILQLADDIGKIRKGRVEIDQLPLQMDLANMAGTSRETISRMVHVFIRKGHIDLQGNKLIINDYEKFKSLYL
- a CDS encoding M48 family metalloprotease: MATNLFPNIYEQQASNKRRTIFIMLIFILFFVFLGYGFDLFYFGNDPLGIFSDSYGLPFATIAAFMFGFIFSLYGFQSGAKAVLTSAGAYPVPENDPKFQTLRNVVDEMKIASGLPAPKLFVIPDADPNAFATGKNPDNSYIAVTQGLLDKLNREELQGVIAHEMAHIRNFDIRLMTIIAALIGAIALLSEFAVRGLRFGGMSRGNKKSSKSGGGGPIALILMIVWIIGIILAPILSRLLAMAVSRQREYYADATAGEFTRNPLALASALEKIENSSAPTQSIKRGSAHLCIVDPLGLKANVKEGFLADLLATHPPLSKRITLLKGMAYQNK
- the cysS gene encoding cysteine--tRNA ligase gives rise to the protein MPIKIHNTLSRHKEEFKPIHEGRVGIYVCGPTVYGHSHIGHAKSYVSFDVIVRYLRFVGYKVLYIQNITDVGHLTDDADEGEDKIQKQSRIDKVHPMEIVQKYTQSYFEDMDALGVQRPDISPIASGHIIEQIEIVKELLSKGFAYEVNGSVYFDVSMFSEYGKLSGRSVEELIAGARVDVSPEKHHPADFALWKKAEPEHIMQWESPWGKGYPGWHLECSAMSTKYLGQPFDIHGGGLENQFPHHECEIAQSEAVTGKPFVRYWIHNNMVTVNGQKMGKSLGNVINLKDAFKKYHPLVVRFFILQSHYRSTLDFSDEALKGAEKGLDKLHNTVRNIKDELPKAKGNETNIDFDGFKGKFLEAMDDDFNTPQAIAVLFDFSREINANLAEGKMTAADLQKAHQLFNKLGGIILGIIPETFQTEAKVSIESDLVNLILELRAEIRSQKLWQLSDKIRDGLSKIGITVEDKKEGVSWKRK
- a CDS encoding LemA family protein, which codes for MELLILVIFVVVVAGWVIVKYNLLVTLRNQVENGWKQIDVQLKRRHDLIPNLVNTVKGYMEYEKETLTKVIEARNAAVNATGVKDSALKEGELSSVLTRLFALFENYPNLKANENVMQLQEELTSTENKVSFARQFYNDIAMKFNIAREVFPTNIIANVFNFKKAELFEVTSETERAVPQVDLSLKK
- the queF gene encoding preQ(1) synthase — translated: MKKKQTEQPQPLDRRYDTQPLETIDVEVLDTFPYEYPGKDLTINIDTDEFTAVCPFSGLPDFAVIRINYIPDKLCIELRSLKYYLMSYRNVGIYQEHAINRILGDLVASCKPKWMQVIADYKVRGGVHTVTSVDYHKKKTEK
- the pepT gene encoding peptidase T, with protein sequence MANIEFTCVERFLKYVKYDTQSSEESTTYPSTEKQKILGAELVKELVEIGLKDAAMDEYGYVTATLEATTNKSVPVIGLISHMDTSPDVSGENVKPIIHKNYRGGDIVLPGDNSIVITVEENPDLKNQIGNDIITTDGTTLLGADDKAGIAEVFDAISHLVKHPEIKHGKIKICVTPDEEVGTGTKYFDVKKFGADYAYTVDGEQRGEIENETFCADSVTLTITGRNIHPGYAKNKMVNSVKIAAEIIEKLPKDKLSPETTEKREGYVHPHIINGGVEQTVIKYLIRDFEESELKEKENYIRKIAEEVMVKYPKAKMEFKVDESYRNMRYIIDKHPQVMEYAKEAIKRAGVEPILNIIRGGTDGARLCFMGLPTPNLFAGGHSFHSKREWISIQDMQKAVDSIVNLVQVWEEKS
- a CDS encoding glycosyl transferase family protein, with translation MIDLIISFFSSTYDYLYICTFVVAVFLLLSAIDDIFVDLYYWFHSFFDKKKFKKYRYTKPEEIEGLEEKHIAIFVPAWHEADVIDKMLMNACRTIQYTNYDFFVGVYPNDPDTIKKVEEVSAIFPNVHAIVTERPGPTTKADNLNQVFQGLIKYENVSGKRYDIIIGHDAEDIIHPMSLKLHNYFIPEYDMVQVPVFPLHVEHANIIHWTYADEFAENHTKDLVARAHFSGFVPSAGVGTAYNRWLLEFVGTSFAKNIFRAASLTEDYDIALRLALGRANLLYVYKPFGIDVSTRAYFPHSLRAAVRQRARWLTGICLESWRNVGWVGDAKFRFTLYRDRKAVITNSVNFFAYVVVFYLLFYESARWGFAAGALLSPIVVKGTLLWDLVVIDTMLMLWRLAHRFITTKRVYGLWAATLSIIRVPLSNIINFSATARALYLFTKSVLRGKPLKWDKTAHTFPQTEHSPPSAEHD
- a CDS encoding response regulator, with the protein product MAKTKILYVDDEEALRILVKSQLVLEGFDVETADDGDTALEMLKNNKYDLLLLDIRMPRVDGVEVLKTLKQSGSQIRIIMLTAVTELNSAIDAIKLGANDYITKPYDIEDLLGCITRVLSR